From the genome of Deltaproteobacteria bacterium:
CAATCATTCCTCCGCTCATTCTTTCAGTCTGATCTGCAAGTGACCCTGACGAACCTTTATGTATTCCACTCCTCTGGAAAACAACTGCCAGAAGCCGCCCTCCCCGCTGAATTCTTCCACCAGATTCTTGTTCTTGATATCACCCCACCAGGCGCCTGGCAGAGGAATGCCTCCCAGACTCACACCGCGCACAGCTACCACTGGCCGCCCCTTGTTATAGCCCAGAGTGAGGCCAAGGCTGAGACGCAATGTCTTGCCGCCCAGGATCGGAAAACCATCGTCAATGGGCAGCAGCAGCTTCACACTTACCAGGTCATTGGCCAGGTCGATGGCCATCCGTCTGGCGATTTCTGGATCATTGGCCACCAGGGCATTCAGTTCCTTTTCAGACAGGTTGATCACCCGGCTGGCATCATCCTCTCTGTATGGTTCCGGCTCGAGTGGCACAGGATAACGCAGCTTCTTTTTCCTCTCCGGAGAAGACTTGCTGCCGGCTGCTGACTGCTCCAGCCTGGCAAGCTTCTGGGCGAGTACTTGCTGCTCCTTTTCATTGAGGCGGGTGGGCTGAAATTCCGAGGCATAGATGTTCCGTTTGACCCACCAGGCCAGAGCAATAGTACATGCCAGGGTGGCGATCAAAATAGTCAGCACTACATGAGGCCTCTTCAAGCGGGCCTTCTTCACCGAATCCTGGTCCTGCTTTGCGAACATATCCATAAAGTTTCCTCGAATATTTCTCCAGGCCAATGTGATGCATAGCCTATAATGGCCGCCTTTCACCTCGCAGAGTTTGGCCCTGCCAACAGATGCTTACCTTTTGCCTGCAACCCTCCCTGGGGCCGCACAATAACTCTTCAGGCCCGAGTGGAGCGGTTAGCCATCCTCGTACTGGACATTTTTCAGCATGTTATCATATCATGCTTTTTCGTGCTGCCGGTAATTCTGATTCTTACCTTGCGGAAGGGAACAGTTGAGGCCCGCAATCCTTTTTTTCATAATCGCTTTTCTCCTGCACGTACCTGCAGCGTGCGCCTTTGACCTCGATGTCGGCAAAGAT
Proteins encoded in this window:
- a CDS encoding arginine N-succinyltransferase — encoded protein: MDMFAKQDQDSVKKARLKRPHVVLTILIATLACTIALAWWVKRNIYASEFQPTRLNEKEQQVLAQKLARLEQSAAGSKSSPERKKKLRYPVPLEPEPYREDDASRVINLSEKELNALVANDPEIARRMAIDLANDLVSVKLLLPIDDGFPILGGKTLRLSLGLTLGYNKGRPVVAVRGVSLGGIPLPGAWWGDIKNKNLVEEFSGEGGFWQLFSRGVEYIKVRQGHLQIRLKE